The Manihot esculenta cultivar AM560-2 chromosome 11, M.esculenta_v8, whole genome shotgun sequence genome includes a region encoding these proteins:
- the LOC110626301 gene encoding DDT domain-containing protein PTM: METAEVKKRGRGRPRKRRRDGDEFDKRAGLAIKKQALEMRWKPLVGRYVLKEFDGNGIFLGKIVYYDSGLYRVDYEDGDCEDLESGELRQLILDDNDFDHDLSKRRQKLDELVFKKSLKNKKNLEKEVAGLKNEMGRVETSVLTDLSGETEVDNTGTQGEGDADSSSDSCEYAPCGDSEPNGEFPTVPPPQLPPSSGSIGVPEECVPHIFSVYGFLRSFNVRLFLSPFTLDDFVGAVNCKVQNTLLDAIHVALMRALRRHLETLSLDGSAVASKCLRCIDWSLLDSLTWPVYLVHYFTVMGHAKGVDWNGVYDELLKREYYSLPVNRKLMILQILCDDVLDCAELRTESDMREESEVGVDPDTVAINLPENGPRRVHPRYSKTSACKDSEAMEIVAESHGTKSSCSSMYFPSRGPEGEEDTPGVGLDGNSDECRLCGMDGTLLCCDGCPSAYHSRCIGIVKMYIPEGPWYCPECTINKLGPTVVVGTLLRGAEIFGVDLYEQVFLGTCNHLLVLRASIGTQPCQRYYNHNDIANVLQVLSSVQHRSIYLGISKAIAEYWKIPESAFFPFETMERSLIMSSMSEDEKSSTLSFPFAFKESHKVADAGEAENVINLNISNVDSVVASCLDGGINTTTHAHPHCIISNSDAKDCYLMNKRLPEHIKVDSTSSVNQQQIDQSDVAHYSFVDRSSVIATCTSAYSDGSHIGHENASSLSAVASSQSKESIHAGFGRVEKNLMDNALYVGTFFKPYSYINHYVHGDFAASAAANLAVLSPDESRISEIHKSGNGKKVFSDISLQIKAFSTAASRFFWPSSEKKLMEVPRERCGWCHSCKLPSNNKRKCLLNSAALAATKGTMKILSGLRSVMSGEGSLHSISTYILYMEEVLCGLTVGPFVSTSYRKQWRKRIEDASTCSAIKCPLLELEENIHTIAFSGDWSKAMDDWLVDSPVIQCSTSTTATTQKRGPGGKRHKKQSGVFDTRADGCDKSFVWWRGGKLLKHAFHKASLPQSDVRRAARQGGSRKISGVYYADDPQLPKRSRQLVWRAAVEKSKNASWLALQVRYLDLHVRWSDLVRPEQNLQDGKGPETEAFFFRNAVICDKKTEENKIRYGVAFQNQKHLPSRIMKSTIEIEQSADGKDKYWFFETHVPLYLIKEYEEKVDKVLLPSAKKSLNELSELQRRQLKASRRDIFLYLAYKRDKLERCSCASCQRFVLLRNAVKCSGCQGYCHKDCTVSSTSFMNEEVEFLINCKQCYNAKAVAHGTSNESPATPLPCQGKESHNVTTATKGTRINHHNQPLTSIRTQESSSDMKQTTVSILGTKSRNRLCSWGVRWKKKNIDTGIDFRRENILLRGGSERLNPVCNLCKKPYNCDLIYIHCETCNNWFHAEAIELDESKLPDVVGFKCCRCRRIKSPKCPYDDNLESEKLASQKSCERVLKKGYIGVGYDSETVAETKECEPTTPIFPMEELLVQDDDPLLFSLSKIEQITEDDSRAKLERNAGGLGPQKLPVRRHTKPQVNAEGMFENNHFTEPSVLVGRSNLMNPKDDLPSCAEWDVSTNGLESEVVFDREGLNYDTEFELQTYSLTEQLASDDGAQLNGFNSSGNDSGNSEGQVYTVSLDGLHEQRAMDISSDQQEPMMAPKLTINTKQCKMCSHSEPVPDLSCEICNLVIHSHCSPWVEDSTPEVTWSCGNCREWR; the protein is encoded by the exons ATGGAGACTGCGGAGGTTAAAAAGAGGGGCCGAGGTCGACCAAGGAAGCGGAGGCGAGACGGGGATGAATTTGATAAAAGAGCGGGACTCGCTATTAAGAAGCAGGCTTTGGAAATGAGATGGAAACCACTTGTGGGTCGATATGTATTGAAAGAATTTGATGGTAATGGAATTTTTCTGGGGAAAATAGTGTACTACGACAGTGGGTTATACAGAGTGGATTATGAGGATGGGGATTGTGAGGATTTGGAGAGTGGTGAGCTACGTCAGTTAATCTTAGATGACAATGATTTTGACCATGATTTGAGTAAAAGGAGGCAAAAATTAGATGAATTAGTGTTCAAGAAGAGTTTAAAGAATAAGAAGAATTTGGAGAAGGAGGTAGCTGGTTTGAAAAatgagatgggtagagttgaaACATCTGTGTTGACTGATTTAAGTGGTGAAACAGAAGTTGACAATACTGGGACACAAGGTGAGGGTGATGCAGATTCCTCAAGTGACTCATGTGAGTATGCACCGTGTGGAGATTCGGAACCAAATGGGGAGTTCCCGACTGTACCACCCCCACAATTGCCTCCATCATCAGGGAGCATAGGTGTGCCAGAGGAATGTGTTCCACATATTTTCTCAGTGTATGGATTCTTGAGGTCATTTAATGTCCGCCTCTTCTTGAGCCCATTTACATTGGATGATTTTGTTGGGGCAGTTAACTGTAAAGTTCAGAACACATTGCTGGATGCCATTCATGTGGCTTTGATGCGTGCATTGAGACGCCATCTCGAGACACTCTCTTTAGATGGTTCAGCTGTTGCATCAAAATGCTTAAG GTGTATTGATTGGAGCTTGCTGGATTCACTCACCTGGCCTGTTTATTTGGTCCATTATTTTACAGTAATGGGGCATGCGAAGGGAGTAGATTGGAATGGAGTTTATGATGAGCTTTTGAAGAGGGAGTATTACTCATTGCCAGTGAATAGGAAGCTGATGATTCTGCAAATTCTGTGTGACGATGTCTTGGATTGTGCAGAGCTAAGAACGGAAAGTGATATGcgggaagaatcagaagttggAGTAGATCCTGATACGGTGGCAATTAATCTCCCTGAAAATGGACCAAGAAGGGTCCATCCCAGATATTCCAAGACTTCTGCATGCAAGGACAgtgaggctatggagattgttGCTGAAAGCCATGGAACTAAGTCTTCTTGTAGTTCAATGTACTTTCCTTCCAGAGGTCCTGAAGGGGAGGAAGATACTCCTGGTGTTGGTTTAGATGGCAATAGTGATGAATGCCGTCTCTGTGGCATGGATGGGACCTTGCTTTGTTGTGATGGTTGCCCTTCAGCTTATCACTCCAGATGTATAGGCATTGTCAAAATGTATATACCAGAAGGGCCATGGTATTGTCCAGAGTGCACAATTAACAAGCTAGGACCTACTGTTGTCGTGGGAACCTTGCTTAGAGGAGCAGAAATATTTGGTGTTGATTTATATGAGCAAGTCTTCTTGGGTACTTGCAATCACTTACTGGT GCTTCGAGCTTCTATTGGCACTCAACCATGCCAGAGATACTACAATCACAATGATATAGCAAATGTGTTGCAAGTTCTTTCATCTGTGCAGCATAGATCCATATACTTGGGGATATCTAAGGCAATTGCAGAGTATTGGAAAATTCCAGAGAGTGCCTTTTTCCCTTTTGAGACAATGGAAAGAAGTTTAATTATGTCATCTATGAGTGAAGATGAAAAGTCTTCTACTTTATCCTTTCCATTTGCTTTCAAGGAAAGCCATAAAGTTGCAGATGCTGGTGAGGCTGAGaatgtaattaatttaaatataagtaATGTAGATAGTGTGGTAGCCTCATGTCTTGATGGAGGCATCAATACAACAACACATGCTCATCCTCATTGTATCATAAGCAATAGTGATGCAAAAGATTGCTATCTCATGAATAAAAGGTTACCTGAGCATATTAAAGTGGACTCTACTAGTTCAGTTAACCAGCAGCAGATTGATCAATCAGATGTTGCTCACTACAGTTTTGTTGACAGATCTAGTGTGATAGCTACTTGCACCTCTGCATACAGTGATGGAAGTCATATTGGGCATGAGAATGCTTCTTCTTTATCAGCAGTTGCATCATCCCAAAGTAAGGAAAGCATTCATGCGGGCTTTGGAAGGGTTGAGAAGAATTTGATGGATAATGCTTTGTATGTGGGCACCTTCTTTAAGCCATACTCTTATATAAATCACTACGTGCATGGGGATTTTGCAGCCTCAGCTGCTGCTAATCTAGCTGTTCTTTCACCTGATGAAAGTCGTATTTCAGAGATTCATAAATCAGGTAATGGTAAGAAGGTCTTCTCTGACATTTCTTTGCAAATAAAAGCATTCTCAACAGCAGCTTCCCGTTTTTTCTGGCCAAGTTCTGAAAAGAAGCTTATGGAGGTGCCAAGGGAGAGATGTGGCTGGTGTCATTCTTGCAAGCTCCCTtctaacaataaaagaaaatgtttGTTAAACTCAGCTGCCTTGGCTGCCACTAAAGGTACCATGAAGATCCTCAGTGGCCTTCGTTCTGTAATGAGTGGAGAAGGCAGTCTTCATAGCATTTCAACCTACATTTTGTACATGGAGGAGGTTTTGTGTGGGCTTACAGTAGGCCCTTTTGTGAGCACAAGTTACAGAAAACAGTGGCGTAAACGAATTGAAGATGCTTCAACTTGCAGTGCAATAAAATGTCCCTTGCTTGAA CTTGAAGAAAACATCCACACTATTGCTTTTTCTGGGGACTGGTCTAAGGCAATGGATGATTGGTTGGTTGATTCTCCTGTAATTCAATGTTCTACAAGCACCACTGCAACCACACAAAAACGCGGGCCAGGTGGGAAGCGACATAAGAAACAATCTGGTGTGTTTGACACTAGAGCTGATGGTTGTGATAAAAGTTTTGTCTGGTGGCGAGGAGGGAAGTTACTGAAGCATGCATTCCATAAAGCAAGTTTGCCTCAGTCAGATGTTAGAAGGGCAGCTCGGCAAG GTGGTTCAAGAAAGATTTCTGGTGTGTACTATGCTGATGATCCTCAGCTTCCTAAAAGAAGCAGACAGTTGGTTTGGAGGGCTGCTGTTGAGAAGAGTAAGAATGCATCATGGCTAGCACTTCAG GTTAGATACCTAGACCTTCATGTGAGATGGAGTGATCTTGTTCGTCCTGAGCAGAATCTTCAAGATGGAAAAGGTCCAGAGACAGAAGCCTTCTTTTTTAGAAATGCAGTCATTTGTGATAAGAAAACTGAGGAAAACAAGATTAGGTATGGAGTAGCTTTTCAGAATCAAAAACATCTCCCTTCCCGCATCATGAAGAGTACAATTGAAATAGAACAAAGTGCAGATGGAAAGGATAAATACTGGTTCTTTGAGACACATGTTCCCTTATATTTGATCAAAGAGTATGAAGAGAAGGTTGATAAGGTGCTTTTGCCGTCAGCTAAGAAATCTTTGAATGAATTATCCGAGTTACAGAGAAGACAACTGAAAGCTTCCCGCAGGGATATATTTCTATATCTTGCTTACAAGAGAGATAAATTGGAGAGATGCTCTTGTGCATCATGCCAACGTTTTGTTTTACTTAG GAATGCAGTCAAGTGCAGTGGTTGCCAAG GTTATTGTCATAAAGACTGTACTGTAAGttcaacaagttttatgaatGAGGAAGTTGAATTCTTGATCAACTGCAAGCAATGCTACAATGCCAAAGCTGTTGCTCATGGAACCAGTAACGAGTCTCCAGCTACTCCTTTGCCTTGCCAAGGGAAAGAATCTCACAATGTAACGACAGCCACCAAAGGCACAAGGATTAACCATCATAATCAACCATTAACATCTATCAGAACCCAGGAGAGTAGCTCTGACATGAAACAAACTACTGTTTCTATTCTGGGGACAAAAAGCCGAAATAGATTATGTAGTTGGGGTGTCAGATGGAAGAAAAAGAACATCGACACAGGAATTGATTTTAGGCGTGAGAATATTCTTTTAAGGGGCGGTTCAGAGAGGTTGAATCCTGTTTGTAACCTTTGCAAAAAGCCATATAATTGTGATCTGATATATATCCACTGTGAAACTTGCAACA ATTGGTTTCATGCTGAAGCTATAGAACTTGATGAGTCAAAACTTCCAGATGTGGTGGGCTTCAAATGCTGCAGGTGTCGTAGAATAAAATCACCCAAGTGTCCTTACGATGATAATCTTGAAAGTGAGAAGCTGGCAAGCCAGAAGTCATGTGAGAGGGTGTTGAAGAAAGGATATATAGGAGTTGGTTATGATTCTGAAACTGTTGCTGAAACTAAAGAGTGTGAGCCCACTACTCCTATTTTCCCTATGGAGGAATTATTGGTACAAGATGATGATCCTCTGCTTTTCTCTCTTTCAAAAATTGAGCAAATTACTGAGGATGATTCTAGGGCAAAGCTTGAAAGGAATGCTGGTGGACTGGGGCCACAGAAACTACCAGTCAGAAGGCATACAAAGCCTCAAGTAAATGCTGAAGGTATGTTTGAGAACAATCATTTCACTGAACCGTCTGTGCTTGTTGGTAGGAGCAACCTCATGAACCCTAAAGATGACTTGCCTTCTTGTGCGGAGTGGGATGTTTCCACTAATGGCCTTGAAAGTGAGGTGGTGTTTGACCGAGAAGGTCTGAACTATGATACGGAGTTTGAACTGCAGACATACTCTTTGACAGAGCAGTTGGCATCTGATGACGGTGCCCAGTTGAATGGATTTAATTCTTCAGGGAATGATTCGGGGAACTCTGAAGGTCAGGTTTATACAGTTTCACTGGACGGATTGCATGAACAGCGTGCAATGGATATATCTAGTGATCAGCAGGAACCAATGATGGCTCCCAAATTAACCATTAATACTAAGCAGTGTAAGATGTGTTCACACTCTGAACCAGTCCCTGACCTTTCATGTGAGATTTGCAACTTGGTGATACACAGTCATTGTTCTCCTTGGGTCGAGGACTCAACTCCAGAAGTTACCTGGAGTTGTGGTAATTGCAGAGAATGGCGGTAG
- the LOC110626029 gene encoding uncharacterized protein LOC110626029 isoform X1 encodes MGSENEPLSSQKRLSCTTCFDALWFCYSPVHQMQQYYRLGVLDNCSAKWSALVDCLILKTKKSSEMQEILETREKDKAHIWTFRTPEEASSHWKELFGHLDEME; translated from the exons ATGGGCTCGGAGAATGAACCATTATCTTCCCAGAAGCGATTATCCTGCACTACCTGCTTCGATGCTCTCTGGTTCTGCTATT CTCCAGTACATCAGATGCAGCAGTATTACAGGCTGGGAGTTCTTGATAATTGTTCTGCGAAATGGAGTGCTCTGGTAGATTGTTTAATCCTCAAGACCAAGAAGTCTTCTGAGATGCAG GAAATTTTAGAAACTCGTGAGAAAGACAAGGCCCACATTTGGACTTTCCGGACGCCAGAAGAAGCATCATCTCATTGGAAAGAGCTGTTTGGGCATTTAGATGAAATGGAATGA
- the LOC110626029 gene encoding uncharacterized protein LOC110626029 isoform X2 — protein MNHYLPRSDYPALPASMLSAPVHQMQQYYRLGVLDNCSAKWSALVDCLILKTKKSSEMQEILETREKDKAHIWTFRTPEEASSHWKELFGHLDEME, from the exons ATGAACCATTATCTTCCCAGAAGCGATTATCCTGCACTACCTGCTTCGATGCTCTCTG CTCCAGTACATCAGATGCAGCAGTATTACAGGCTGGGAGTTCTTGATAATTGTTCTGCGAAATGGAGTGCTCTGGTAGATTGTTTAATCCTCAAGACCAAGAAGTCTTCTGAGATGCAG GAAATTTTAGAAACTCGTGAGAAAGACAAGGCCCACATTTGGACTTTCCGGACGCCAGAAGAAGCATCATCTCATTGGAAAGAGCTGTTTGGGCATTTAGATGAAATGGAATGA
- the LOC110627148 gene encoding AT-hook motif nuclear-localized protein 9, protein MCVYLSFMFVFLDIKMAREAADACMEDKDMISTTSQQSPVTIKHDPQVTGVVDDEEKEPNFGGGSGDSGGGGAIVAGSGGGSVIVEMTGKRKRGRPKKFDMDSEIISPLPSPPPGFPSSLSRTFEKRGRGRPRGSGRLQLLASLGSFAAETAGGSFIPHVVPVNTGEDIVSKISSFAERGSRAICILSATGVVSSVVIRQPGLSGGILRYEGRFEILSLCGSFTFDETSGANGKTGMLSVSLAKPDGRVFGGGIVGSLIASGPIQLIVASFKQNICKELKLRQLAESAAAAGCVLGNSEKVRSSFEIAGTIEGEGHCTSPTSPHSEQTNGTEAFTADPQNIFAQVEPPLDSRNEDL, encoded by the exons ATGTGTGTGTATTTGAGTTTTATGTTTGTGTTTTTAGACATAAAAATGGCGAGGGAAGCTGCTGATGCATGCATGGAAGATAAAGATATGATCTCCACAACCTCACAGCAGTCTCCGGTTACCATTAAGCATGATCCTCAGGTGACAGGGGTGGTGGACGACGAAGAAAAAGAGCCAAACTTTGGTGGTGGTAGTGGTGATAGCGGTGGCGGTGGTGCAATAGTAGCAGGCTCTGGAGGAGGCTCGGTTATTGTTGAAATGACAGGGAAGAGGAAGAGAGGAAGGCCTAAGAAGTTTGATATGGATTCAGAAATAATATCGCCGTTGCCGTCGCCACCTCCTGGCTTTCCTTCTTCCCTTTCAAGGACTTTTGAGAAGCGGGGCAGAGGGCGTCCCCGTGGTTCCGGTAGACTGCAACTCTTGGCTTCCCTTG GAAGTTTTGCTGCAGAAACAGCAGGTGGAAGCTTCATTCCTCATGTAGTTCCTGTGAACACTGGAGAG GATATTGTAAGTAAGATTTCTTCATTTGCTGAAAGGGGTTCTCGAGCAATTTGCATTCTTTCTGCTACTGGTGTTGTCTCAAGTGTCGTTATTCGTCAGCCTGGTCTTTCTGGTGGAATTTTGAGATATGAG GGCCGCTTTGAGATTCTCTCCCTGTGTGGATCATTCACATTTGATGAAACAAGTGGTGCAAATGGCAAAACTGGAATGTTAAGTGTTTCCCTGGCTAAACCTGATGGTCGAGTTTTCGGTGGCGGTATTGTTGGGTCTCTGATAGCATCCGGTCCGATTCAA CTTATAGTTGCCAGCTTCAAGCAGAATATCTGCAAAGAACTAAAACTGAGGCAATTGGCAGAATCTGCAGCAGCTGCTGGATGTGTGCTTGGCAATTCAGAAAAGGTAAGATCTTCATTTGAAATTGCAGGAACCATAGAAGGTGAAGGGCATTGCACGTCGCCAACATCTCCACATTCAGAACAAACAAATGGTACTGAAGCATTTACAGCTGATCCTCAAAACATCTTCGCGCAAGTGGAGCCCCCTTTAGACTCAAGAAATGAAGATCTCTAG